In Paenibacillus sp. FSL R7-0345, a single window of DNA contains:
- a CDS encoding LysR family transcriptional regulator, protein MNVQQLKVFVEVMRRETLQEAAETLELTQPTISFHLRKLEESLGTPLFRKQSRKLIRTEAAEELLPYARRVVSLMEEAAERMRIRALHTHSRLKLGASYTPATYYLPPFLADYKHRHPDTDLLLTVKKAETVLSLLRHHEIDAAVISLPDEPLKGLQVLPLIEDELQLVMKPGHPLSEAEPLTAEQLQGETFLLHEQGSTSRQLAEEWAAYAGVQFQSVMELGAIETIKETLKFNSGIGVLPLRSVLKETAAGELIRRPLPGDGYINRRHICLVYRDEPIYARHIRDFIEYIRGIAAAGS, encoded by the coding sequence ATGAACGTACAGCAGCTAAAAGTATTCGTAGAGGTTATGCGCAGGGAGACATTGCAGGAGGCAGCAGAGACGCTGGAGCTGACCCAGCCCACCATCAGCTTTCACCTGCGTAAGCTGGAGGAGAGCCTCGGCACTCCGCTGTTCCGCAAGCAGTCGCGGAAGCTGATCCGCACAGAGGCGGCGGAGGAACTGCTGCCGTATGCACGGCGCGTCGTTTCGCTGATGGAGGAAGCCGCTGAACGCATGCGGATAAGGGCTCTGCATACACACAGCAGGCTGAAGCTTGGCGCGAGCTATACACCGGCCACTTATTATCTGCCTCCCTTCCTGGCGGATTACAAGCACCGGCATCCTGATACAGACCTGCTTTTGACGGTAAAAAAAGCCGAAACCGTGCTTTCGCTCTTAAGGCATCACGAAATTGATGCAGCGGTCATCTCCCTGCCGGACGAACCGCTGAAGGGCCTGCAGGTGCTGCCGCTTATTGAGGATGAGCTGCAGCTGGTGATGAAGCCCGGCCATCCGCTCAGTGAAGCTGAGCCTTTGACTGCGGAGCAGCTGCAGGGCGAGACTTTTCTGCTCCATGAGCAGGGCTCCACCTCCCGGCAGCTGGCTGAGGAGTGGGCGGCTTATGCCGGCGTCCAGTTTCAGTCCGTCATGGAGCTGGGAGCGATCGAGACGATCAAGGAGACACTGAAATTCAACTCCGGCATCGGAGTACTGCCGCTGCGCAGCGTCCTTAAGGAGACTGCAGCCGGTGAGCTGATCCGGCGGCCTCTGCCGGGAGACGGCTACATTAACCGCCGGCATATCTGCCTCGTCTACCGGGATGAGCCGATCTATGCGCGGCATATCCGCGATTTCATCGAGTATATCCGGGGGATTGCGGCCGCCGGCTCATAG
- a CDS encoding cysteine ABC transporter substrate-binding protein has product MGKGKKLITGIIAASMLVVGLTACGNADNNAGANSSSSKFDSIEQLKKNDKIRIGVFADKPPFGYVDSEGKNQGFDVYIAKRFAKDLLGDESKAEFVLVDAASRVAYLESNKVDIIMANFTVTDERKEKVDFASPYMKLSFGIVSPDSAPITSIDQLKQKGQKLIVAKGTTAETYFTKEYPDIELLKFDQYTEIFSALKDGRGAAIANDNTELIAWAKSNPGFTVSIPAFGGQDTIAPAVAKGNTELLNWLNTELEALGKEEFIHEAYNATLNEVYGEGYTDELVVEGGKL; this is encoded by the coding sequence ATGGGTAAAGGCAAAAAGTTAATAACAGGTATTATTGCGGCAAGTATGCTGGTGGTGGGACTGACTGCATGCGGTAATGCGGATAACAACGCCGGAGCGAATTCATCTTCTTCCAAGTTTGATTCGATTGAACAGCTGAAGAAGAACGATAAGATCCGGATCGGGGTATTTGCCGACAAGCCGCCGTTTGGCTATGTGGACTCTGAAGGGAAGAATCAGGGCTTTGACGTCTATATTGCCAAAAGATTTGCCAAGGATCTGCTCGGCGATGAATCGAAGGCAGAATTCGTCCTGGTGGATGCGGCCAGCCGTGTAGCCTACCTCGAATCCAATAAAGTGGATATCATTATGGCCAACTTTACGGTTACGGATGAGCGCAAGGAGAAGGTCGATTTTGCCAGCCCGTACATGAAGCTGTCCTTCGGGATCGTCTCCCCGGATAGCGCGCCGATTACCTCCATCGACCAGCTGAAACAGAAGGGCCAGAAGCTGATCGTCGCCAAGGGGACTACGGCTGAAACTTACTTTACCAAAGAGTATCCGGACATTGAGCTGCTGAAATTCGACCAGTATACCGAGATCTTCTCTGCACTCAAGGACGGCCGCGGTGCAGCAATTGCCAACGATAACACCGAGCTGATCGCCTGGGCCAAATCCAATCCCGGCTTCACTGTAAGCATCCCGGCCTTCGGCGGCCAGGATACGATTGCCCCGGCAGTAGCCAAAGGCAACACCGAGCTGTTGAACTGGCTTAACACCGAGCTGGAGGCGCTGGGCAAGGAGGAGTTCATCCACGAGGCGTATAATGCGACGCTAAATGAAGTCTATGGTGAAGGTTATACCGATGAACTGGTAGTTGAAGGCGGTAAGCTCTAG
- a CDS encoding amino acid ABC transporter ATP-binding protein, giving the protein MTKTGELLLEVQGVCKTFGDRQVLNGIDLQVERGEVIVILGPSGCGKSTLLRCLNGLEPVEGGHILYRGQDLTGDDINWRDLRQHIGMVFQNYELFPHMTVMENILLGPLKVQRRERAEAQQQAQELLERVGLADRAGDYPRQLSGGQKQRIAIVRALCMNPDIILFDEVTASLDPEMVREVLDVILGLAKQGMTMIIVTHEMGFAKSVGDRIVFMDQGSVCEVAPPEQFFTSPGTERAQHFLNIFEYNKL; this is encoded by the coding sequence ATGACGAAGACAGGCGAGCTGCTGCTGGAGGTACAGGGTGTGTGTAAGACATTCGGCGACCGGCAGGTGCTAAACGGTATAGATTTGCAGGTGGAGCGCGGGGAGGTCATTGTCATTCTCGGGCCTTCCGGCTGCGGCAAAAGCACCCTGCTGCGCTGCCTCAACGGCCTTGAGCCGGTGGAGGGCGGACATATTCTGTACCGCGGTCAGGATCTAACCGGAGATGATATCAATTGGCGTGACCTGCGCCAGCACATCGGGATGGTATTCCAAAACTATGAGCTGTTTCCGCATATGACGGTGATGGAGAATATTCTGCTGGGGCCGCTGAAGGTGCAGCGGAGGGAGCGCGCGGAAGCGCAGCAGCAGGCGCAGGAGCTGTTGGAGCGGGTCGGCCTGGCCGACCGGGCGGGCGATTATCCCCGGCAGCTGTCGGGCGGGCAGAAGCAGCGGATTGCGATTGTGCGGGCGCTGTGCATGAATCCGGATATTATTTTATTCGATGAGGTGACGGCTTCGCTTGATCCCGAGATGGTGCGCGAGGTGCTGGACGTTATTCTGGGCCTGGCCAAGCAGGGCATGACGATGATTATCGTGACGCACGAAATGGGATTTGCCAAATCGGTCGGCGACCGTATCGTCTTTATGGATCAAGGCAGCGTATGTGAGGTTGCTCCGCCGGAGCAGTTCTTCACCAGTCCCGGAACAGAACGTGCACAGCACTTTCTTAATATTTTTGAGTACAACAAACTATAG
- a CDS encoding amino acid ABC transporter permease — translation MPNSGIDVLFEGSNFERLLGGLLVTIEISFVSIVIGTVLGVLMGLLRTLNSRPLRLVLRLYLEAFRIIPILVWLYVVYFSFSPMLHIDISGEATAILVFSLWGAAEIGDIVRGALESMPKHQVESGQALGLSRGQLYRHILIPQAVRRMLPGSINLATRMVKTTSLVVLIGVIEVVKIGQQIIELGVIKAPNASFWVYGFIFILYFLVCYPLSRLSRRFEQKWQN, via the coding sequence ATGCCGAATTCGGGAATTGACGTGCTGTTTGAGGGCTCGAACTTCGAGCGGCTGCTCGGGGGACTGCTGGTTACGATCGAAATTTCTTTTGTCTCCATTGTTATAGGGACTGTGCTGGGGGTGCTGATGGGCCTGCTGCGGACGCTGAATTCCCGGCCTTTGCGGCTTGTTCTGCGACTGTATCTGGAGGCCTTCCGGATTATTCCGATCCTGGTGTGGCTGTATGTGGTGTATTTCAGCTTCTCGCCTATGCTGCATATCGATATCAGCGGAGAGGCTACTGCAATACTGGTGTTCAGTCTCTGGGGTGCGGCGGAGATCGGCGATATTGTGCGCGGCGCGCTCGAATCTATGCCGAAGCATCAGGTGGAATCGGGGCAGGCGCTTGGTTTAAGCAGAGGTCAGCTCTACCGGCATATTCTGATTCCGCAGGCGGTGCGGCGGATGCTGCCGGGCTCGATCAATCTGGCTACCCGGATGGTGAAGACAACGTCGCTGGTTGTGCTGATCGGTGTCATTGAGGTGGTGAAGATCGGACAGCAGATTATAGAGCTGGGTGTAATCAAAGCGCCGAATGCCTCGTTCTGGGTGTACGGGTTCATCTTTATCCTGTATTTTCTAGTCTGTTACCCGCTGTCCAGACTATCCAGGAGGTTTGAGCAGAAATGGCAAAATTAG
- a CDS encoding amino acid ABC transporter permease yields MNLDWEFIMESLPLYGDAMWLTVKLALIAIALSLVLGLVFSLVLFYKVKGLRSIILSYIELSRNTPLLVQLFFLYYGLPKVGIHMSEFTCAVVGMTFLGGSYMTEAFRSGIEAVGRTQLESGLSIGLSKVQLARYVILPQALAISIPSLGANAIFLLKETSIVGAIALMDLMNVAKDLIGMHYKTAESLLLLVLAYLILVLPLSLLLSWVERKVRHAEFGN; encoded by the coding sequence ATGAATTTAGACTGGGAGTTTATCATGGAAAGCCTGCCCTTGTACGGGGATGCCATGTGGCTGACGGTGAAGCTGGCGTTAATCGCGATTGCGCTGTCGCTCGTGCTCGGGCTTGTGTTTAGTCTGGTACTTTTTTATAAGGTTAAAGGGCTTAGAAGCATTATTCTGTCTTACATCGAATTGTCGAGAAATACGCCGCTGCTGGTGCAGCTGTTCTTCCTCTATTACGGTCTGCCGAAGGTGGGCATTCACATGAGCGAGTTTACTTGTGCGGTGGTCGGCATGACTTTTCTCGGAGGCAGCTATATGACGGAGGCGTTCAGAAGCGGAATTGAGGCAGTCGGCCGGACACAGCTGGAGTCGGGGCTTAGTATCGGACTTAGCAAGGTGCAGCTGGCAAGATACGTCATCCTCCCGCAGGCGCTGGCTATCAGCATTCCTTCTTTGGGAGCGAACGCGATTTTTCTGCTGAAGGAAACGTCCATTGTTGGGGCGATCGCTCTGATGGACCTGATGAATGTGGCCAAGGATCTGATCGGCATGCACTACAAAACCGCAGAATCCCTGCTGCTGCTGGTGCTTGCTTATCTGATTCTGGTGCTGCCGCTGTCGCTTCTGCTCAGCTGGGTGGAAAGGAAGGTGCGGCATGCCGAATTCGGGAATTGA
- a CDS encoding HIT family protein, giving the protein MEKNNECMYCMEDERRDNLMLEVAQLSVSTVFLFREQTYKGRCNVVYKDHVKELFQLSPEELAAFMGDVQKAAAAIDQAFGPDKLNYGAYGDKLHHLHMHIVPKYDGGKDWGSTFAMNPGQTYLTDGEYAERIALLQKYL; this is encoded by the coding sequence ATGGAAAAGAACAACGAATGTATGTATTGTATGGAGGATGAGCGCCGGGATAACCTGATGCTTGAGGTGGCACAGCTTTCGGTATCGACGGTATTCCTGTTCAGGGAGCAGACGTATAAGGGCAGATGCAATGTCGTGTACAAGGATCATGTAAAGGAGCTGTTCCAGCTGTCCCCGGAGGAATTGGCGGCCTTTATGGGCGATGTGCAAAAAGCGGCTGCCGCGATTGACCAGGCCTTCGGACCGGACAAGCTCAACTACGGGGCTTACGGGGACAAGCTGCATCACCTGCATATGCATATCGTTCCAAAGTATGATGGCGGGAAGGACTGGGGTTCAACCTTTGCAATGAATCCGGGGCAGACGTATTTAACAGATGGGGAGTATGCAGAACGGATCGCGCTGCTGCAAAAATATTTATAG
- a CDS encoding glycosyl hydrolase, whose translation MKAPLFRDPVYDGAADPVIIWNREAQEWWMIYTNRRVTAEGEGVAWVHGTDLGVASSRDGGVSWLYRGTLEGLDIEWGRNTFWAPEIIWHDGLYHMYVSYIQGIPSGWAGHRRDMLHYTSPNLLDWTFRSRLELSSDRVIDACIHGLPGGGFRMWYKDEANGSHTYAADSKDLYHWEVTGPVITGRPHEGANVFRFKGWYWMIVDEWRGQGVFRSGDLETWEHNGLILDQPGTRGDDGTIGLHADVVVQGDEAYIFYFTHPGRDGSESEDSPEDRYQSRRSSVQAARLDVIDGVLVCDRNEAFELKLVAEQD comes from the coding sequence ATGAAGGCACCTTTATTCAGGGACCCGGTATACGACGGGGCGGCTGATCCGGTCATCATCTGGAACCGGGAAGCACAGGAATGGTGGATGATTTATACGAACCGCAGAGTGACCGCGGAGGGAGAAGGTGTGGCCTGGGTGCACGGCACAGACCTCGGTGTTGCTTCCTCGCGCGACGGCGGAGTAAGCTGGCTGTACCGCGGCACCCTGGAGGGGCTTGATATCGAATGGGGCCGCAACACGTTCTGGGCGCCGGAGATTATCTGGCATGACGGGCTGTACCATATGTACGTCAGCTACATTCAGGGCATTCCGTCCGGCTGGGCCGGCCACCGGCGCGATATGCTCCACTATACCAGTCCTAATCTGCTGGACTGGACCTTCCGTTCCCGGCTTGAGCTGAGCTCGGACCGGGTAATCGATGCCTGCATCCACGGGCTGCCCGGCGGAGGGTTCCGCATGTGGTACAAGGATGAAGCGAACGGGTCGCATACCTATGCGGCGGACAGCAAGGACCTGTACCACTGGGAGGTTACCGGACCGGTCATAACAGGCCGGCCGCATGAAGGAGCTAATGTCTTCCGGTTCAAAGGCTGGTACTGGATGATTGTAGACGAATGGCGCGGGCAGGGCGTCTTTCGCTCCGGTGACCTGGAGACATGGGAGCATAACGGTCTAATCCTGGATCAGCCGGGAACCCGCGGGGATGACGGTACCATCGGGCTGCATGCAGATGTCGTTGTGCAGGGCGATGAGGCTTATATTTTCTACTTCACGCATCCCGGCAGAGACGGCAGCGAGAGTGAAGACAGTCCTGAAGACAGGTACCAGAGCCGCCGCTCCTCGGTTCAGGCTGCCCGGCTGGATGTGATTGACGGCGTGCTTGTCTGCGACCGTAATGAGGCGTTTGAGCTCAAGCTGGTGGCTGAACAGGATTAA
- a CDS encoding family 43 glycosylhydrolase: MSTAGELEQVYTGWRYPKEWLTEGFYLESPKLTYKDGYYYMTSAQGGTAGPATSHMIVSARAASLDGPWENSPHNPVIRTKHRREQWWSKGHGTLVDTPEGDWYLVYHAYEKDYYPLGRQSLLEPVTWTADGWFTAGDQEAGAAPAIGLPSKPDRALVSEESGGLGLHWHFWGGVHREDYRIDKNSVVLKAVPGEQSGPLLCIPVHHTYTAEVTIAVEDGAYGTLGLFYKLGFHYGIGFDGREAFAYRNGNTSERSAASGGSVTLRLINDEHEVSLYFMDAKGEWSKLDHGFEMSGFHHNVLGGFLSLRIALQASGAGEVRFSGFKYRAGL, translated from the coding sequence TTGTCTACAGCAGGCGAATTAGAGCAGGTATATACGGGCTGGCGTTATCCGAAGGAGTGGCTGACGGAGGGCTTCTATCTGGAATCCCCCAAGCTGACCTACAAGGACGGTTACTATTATATGACCAGTGCACAAGGCGGGACGGCCGGACCGGCCACCAGCCATATGATCGTCTCCGCACGCGCGGCATCACTAGACGGACCGTGGGAAAACTCACCGCATAATCCGGTTATACGCACAAAGCACCGCAGAGAGCAGTGGTGGTCGAAAGGTCACGGCACGCTGGTGGATACGCCGGAGGGAGACTGGTATCTTGTCTATCATGCTTATGAAAAAGACTACTATCCGCTCGGCAGGCAGTCGCTGCTTGAACCGGTAACCTGGACGGCGGACGGCTGGTTCACGGCAGGTGATCAGGAGGCGGGGGCTGCTCCCGCTATTGGCCTTCCATCAAAGCCTGACCGGGCGCTCGTATCTGAGGAATCCGGCGGCCTGGGGCTGCACTGGCATTTTTGGGGCGGAGTACACCGGGAAGATTACCGGATCGATAAGAATAGTGTAGTATTAAAAGCAGTTCCCGGTGAGCAGTCCGGGCCGCTGCTTTGCATTCCGGTGCATCATACGTACACCGCCGAGGTTACCATAGCTGTTGAAGACGGAGCGTACGGGACGCTCGGCCTGTTCTATAAGCTGGGTTTTCACTATGGCATCGGCTTTGACGGCAGGGAGGCATTTGCATACCGTAACGGCAACACGAGCGAACGCTCAGCAGCGTCAGGAGGTTCCGTGACCTTAAGGCTAATTAATGACGAGCATGAGGTAAGCCTGTATTTCATGGATGCCAAAGGGGAGTGGAGCAAGCTGGATCACGGGTTTGAAATGTCCGGCTTTCACCATAATGTGCTCGGAGGCTTCCTGAGCCTGCGTATTGCGCTGCAGGCTTCAGGAGCTGGTGAGGTAAGGTTCAGCGGATTTAAGTACCGGGCGGGATTATAA
- a CDS encoding family 43 glycosylhydrolase has protein sequence MTPIQGINAILAGDYPDPSIVRAGDHYYMTHSSFHYTPGLLIWHSLDLTDWEPVGHAVLEHVGGSIMAPDFIYHEGLFYIYFPARGTNWVVTAENPAGPWSRPVDLKVGYIDPGHAADEQGNRYLFLSEGYRIRLSKDACLQQAN, from the coding sequence ATGACACCTATTCAAGGCATTAACGCCATTTTGGCGGGAGATTATCCGGATCCGTCAATAGTCAGAGCCGGGGATCACTATTACATGACACATTCTTCTTTCCACTACACACCGGGGCTGCTTATATGGCATTCCCTGGACCTGACGGACTGGGAGCCGGTCGGTCATGCCGTACTTGAGCATGTAGGCGGTTCAATTATGGCGCCGGATTTCATTTATCATGAGGGACTTTTCTATATCTATTTTCCTGCACGGGGAACGAACTGGGTTGTGACTGCAGAGAATCCGGCAGGTCCATGGAGCAGACCGGTGGATCTGAAGGTCGGGTATATTGATCCGGGTCATGCAGCAGATGAGCAGGGCAACCGCTATTTGTTTCTGTCGGAAGGCTACAGAATACGTTTGTCCAAAGACGCTTGTCTACAGCAGGCGAATTAG